The Benincasa hispida cultivar B227 chromosome 11, ASM972705v1, whole genome shotgun sequence genome has a segment encoding these proteins:
- the LOC120091630 gene encoding protein LIKE COV 1-like isoform X1, which produces MAGWERKECKNRPKMLFQNQSEEREREREMNTRERERDLELLIPVATVSENGASKSSSVPAATLSNHHSGREAFAKVIRSWASKKFMTGCVILLPIAITFYITWGFIRFVDGFFSPIYNHLGINIFEISAGLGFITSITFIFLVGIFMSSWLGASVLTIGEWFIKKMPLVSYIYTASKQISTAISPDQTSNAFKEVAIIRHPRAGEYAFGFITSSVVLQSRMEEEELYCVYVPTNHLYLGDIFLMSSKDILRPNLSVREGIEIVISGGMSVPQILTTVDARAIPTSGSEKLCKTKSMV; this is translated from the exons ATGGCTGGCTGGGAGAGAAAAGAATGTAAAAATAGACCCAAAATGTTATTCCAAAATCAAagtgaagagagagagagagaaagggaaATGAATACAAGAGAGAGGGAGCGAGATCTAGAGCTTTTGATCCCAGTCGCTACAGTTTCTGAAAATGGAGCCTCCAAATCTTCCTCCGTTCCCGCTGCCACTTTATCCAATCATCACTCCGGCCGTGAG GCTTTTGCTAAAGTCATTCGCAGCTGGGCTTCCAAGAAGTTCATGACAGGATG TGTAATTCTTCTACCAATTGCTATTACATTCTACATCACTTGGGGATTCATTCGTTTTGTTGATGGTTTCTTCTCTCCAATATATAATCACTTAGGGATCAATATTTTTG AAATTTCTGCAGGGCTTGGGTTTATTACATCCATCACATTCATCTTTCTTGTTGGTATTTTCATGTCATCTTGGTTGGGGGCTTCTGTTCTTACTATTGGTGAATGGTTCATTAAGAAAATGCCACTTGTAAGCTATATTTACACGGCCTCAAAGCAAATTAGTACTGCAATTTCACCAG ATCAAACTTCAAATGCCTTCAAGGAAGTAGCAATTATCAGGCACCCCCGAGCTGGCGAATATGCTTTTGGATTCATCACTTCCTCCGTTGTTCTTCAGAGCAGAATGGAAGAGGAAGAACTTTATTGTGTTTATGTCCCTACTAATCATCTCTATCTTGGAGACATATTTCTTATGAGTTCCAAGGATATTCTGAGGCCTAATCTCTCTGTCCGAGAGGGAATTG AAATTGTGATCTCTGGAGGGATGTCAGTGCCTCAAATACTAACGACAGTGGATGCAAGAGCAATTCCAACAAGTGGAAGCGAAAAACTTTGCAAAACCAAAAGTATGGTATGA
- the LOC120091630 gene encoding protein LIKE COV 1-like isoform X2 yields MAGWERKECKNRPKMLFQNQSEEREREREMNTRERERDLELLIPVATVSENGASKSSSVPAATLSNHHSGREAFAKVIRSWASKKFMTGCVILLPIAITFYITWGFIRFVDGFFSPIYNHLGINIFGLGFITSITFIFLVGIFMSSWLGASVLTIGEWFIKKMPLVSYIYTASKQISTAISPDQTSNAFKEVAIIRHPRAGEYAFGFITSSVVLQSRMEEEELYCVYVPTNHLYLGDIFLMSSKDILRPNLSVREGIEIVISGGMSVPQILTTVDARAIPTSGSEKLCKTKSMV; encoded by the exons ATGGCTGGCTGGGAGAGAAAAGAATGTAAAAATAGACCCAAAATGTTATTCCAAAATCAAagtgaagagagagagagagaaagggaaATGAATACAAGAGAGAGGGAGCGAGATCTAGAGCTTTTGATCCCAGTCGCTACAGTTTCTGAAAATGGAGCCTCCAAATCTTCCTCCGTTCCCGCTGCCACTTTATCCAATCATCACTCCGGCCGTGAG GCTTTTGCTAAAGTCATTCGCAGCTGGGCTTCCAAGAAGTTCATGACAGGATG TGTAATTCTTCTACCAATTGCTATTACATTCTACATCACTTGGGGATTCATTCGTTTTGTTGATGGTTTCTTCTCTCCAATATATAATCACTTAGGGATCAATATTTTTG GGCTTGGGTTTATTACATCCATCACATTCATCTTTCTTGTTGGTATTTTCATGTCATCTTGGTTGGGGGCTTCTGTTCTTACTATTGGTGAATGGTTCATTAAGAAAATGCCACTTGTAAGCTATATTTACACGGCCTCAAAGCAAATTAGTACTGCAATTTCACCAG ATCAAACTTCAAATGCCTTCAAGGAAGTAGCAATTATCAGGCACCCCCGAGCTGGCGAATATGCTTTTGGATTCATCACTTCCTCCGTTGTTCTTCAGAGCAGAATGGAAGAGGAAGAACTTTATTGTGTTTATGTCCCTACTAATCATCTCTATCTTGGAGACATATTTCTTATGAGTTCCAAGGATATTCTGAGGCCTAATCTCTCTGTCCGAGAGGGAATTG AAATTGTGATCTCTGGAGGGATGTCAGTGCCTCAAATACTAACGACAGTGGATGCAAGAGCAATTCCAACAAGTGGAAGCGAAAAACTTTGCAAAACCAAAAGTATGGTATGA